In Brachybacterium fresconis, the genomic stretch CGTCGAGCTGTGGCCCACCCTGACCGGCGGGGAGGTCATCGACCTCCTCGCCAGGATGCGCGGCGAGACCGCCATGCCCCGACGGGCGGAGCTGATCGAGAGGTTCAGCCTCGATCCGGGCAAGAGGTCGCACACCTACTCCACGGGCAACAGACAGAAGGTCGCCCTGGTGGCAGCCTTCGCTTCCGAGGCGGAGCTGCTGGTCCTCGACGAGCCCACCTCGGGCCTCGATCCCCTCATGGAGCTCGTGTTCCAGGACGAGGTCGAGCGGGCCCGGAACCAGGGACGGACGGTGCTGCTGTCCAGCCACATCCTGGCGGAGGTGGAACGGCTCGCCGATCACCTCAGCATCGTGCGCGACGGCGTGACCGTGGAGTCCGGCACCCTGGCCGAGATGCGGCACCTGTCCGGCACGAGCGTGGGGGCCACCACCGCCGCACCGGTGACCGGACTGGACACCCTGGACGGCGTGACGGATCTGGAGCAGGACGAGACCACGGCACGGTTCCACGTCGCCCCAGACGCCCTCGACGCCGTGATGACGCACCTGACCCGCTTCGGCATCGTCGCGCTGCACAGCGCTCCGGCCAGTCTGGAAGAGCTCATGCTGCGCCATTACGACGCGGGGCATGACGACCGCTCGCCCGCGACGACCGCCGCCCGTGGGGAGGCGGGACGCGATGCGTGACGCCCTGGTCGGCACCGGGCTGCTGCTGCGGCTCGGGCTGCGACGCGACCGGCTGCGGCTGCCGCTGTGGACGGTCGGGATCGCGGTCTTCGTGCCATTCTTCTTCAACGCCCTGGAGACCACGGCGGGCGATGACCCGCAGCAGGCCGTCGACGACCTGGCCGAGGCGCGAACGATGCTCGACATCTTCGCCGGCCCGGTCTACGGGCTCGAGACGGCGACGCTGCAGAAGTACTTCCTGATGTACAACCAGGAGTTCCTGCTGGCCGCGGCGCTGATGAGCATCCTGCTCGTCGTGCGCCACACCCGGGGCGAGGAGCAGTCGGGCCGCGCCGAGCTGGTGCGCACCGCCGTCATCGGACGTCACGCGCCCCTGACCGCGGCGCTGCTCCTCGCGGCCATCACCAACACGGTGCTCGCCGGGCTGCTCTCGCTCGGGGCGCTGGGCATCGGGTTCGGCGGTGGTGATGCGGCGCTCTACGGATCTTCCATCGCGGCGACCGGACTCGTCTTCGCCGGGATCACCGCGACGACCGTGCAGCTCGCGGCGAGCGGACGGACCGCGGGTGGGATGGCCGGCGTGCTTCTCGCCGTGGCATCGATCGGACGCGGCGCCGCGGCAGCTCAGGGCGACGACCATCCCGCGCTGTGGCTGTCGCCGATGTCGTGGGCGAATCTGACGAAACCGATCACCGACCCCACCTGGGGGCCCGTGCTGCTGTCCGTGACGACCGCAGCGGCGTTCGCGTCCCTCGGGTATGCGCTCTCGGTGCGTCGCGACGTCGGCCGCGGACTCCTCGCCCCGCGCCGAGGCCGGGTGGAGGCGAGCCGCTGGCTGTCCTCCCCGTTCGCCCTCGCCCTGCGCACGCAGCGCCGGACGATCCTGTGGTGGGCAGTGGCGATGGGGATGCTCGGACTCGTCTGGGGCAGCCTGGTCGGCGCGATCGGCTCGGTCGACGGAGGCGAGGCGATGTTCGGGGACGATCTGGAGCAGGGATACATCAGCCTGCTCGGGGTGACCCAGGCACTGCTGGTGGGAGTCTTCGCACTGACCTCGATGGCACGGGTGACGGCCGAGGAGACCAGCGGTCGCCTGGAGGCCGCGCTCGGCACCGCGACGAGCCGGATCTCGTGGCTCGGATCCTGGGTGCTGGTGACGGCGCTGGGGACGGCGGCCCTCCTGCTCCTGTCCGGGTGGGGGCTCGGCGTGGCCGCGACCGCCGCCACGGGGGACCCGAGTCTTCTGGGCGGTGCCGTCGGCGGGGTCGTCGGCCGCTTCCCCGAGCTGCTGGCGCTGATCGGCATCTCGACGATGCTGTACGCCCTCCGGCCGGCGTGGCAGGGGCTCGCCTGGGTGGTGTTCGGCTACGGCGTGATCATCCGCTTCTTCGGCTCGTCCCTGCCGGAGGCGGTGCAGAAGCTCTCGATCTTTCAGCACATCCCCCGGATGCCGGTGGAGGGGTTCTCCCTCGGCCCTGTCGTGGCCCTGTCGGTGGCCGGCATCGCGCTGGTCGGCACGGCCCTGGTCGTGTTCCGCCGCCGGGACGCCTGAGCCCCCTCGAGCCAACGCGTCCCGACCCGATCACGCCGCCCCCATCCGTCAGCCCCGGGTGCGGGACTCCGAGCATCCCCTCCGACGCTCGAGCGGGCCCTGCTGGACAATGTCTTCGCCGAGCACGTGGGGGCCTGAGGACACATCCATCGGACCCTCACCCGGATCCGTCGGTCGCGATCCTCGAGCTCGTCGACCACGTCGACGGCCGACCGCTCGGCAGGTTGCGCCTCCGTGCCCGGGCCCGTCAGCGGGTTCGTCGCGACGACCGGCTGTATGCGCAGGGAGCCCTGCGTGCCGCCGGAAGAACCCGAGTACGGTCGACGACGAAGACGACGCACGCCGCAGACGCCGAGGGGAACCTCATGTCGAGAAGAACACCGGACGAGGTCGATCGCCGGATCGCGGGAATGGACTCCGAGCAGCTCCCGGTCGGCAAGCATGAGCTGCACGGCGCCGGGCACTTCGCCGGGCTGTACGCGGCCGAGAACGTCGCGGGCACGGAGTTCGTCTTCGGCGCGACCTTCGTCATCCTCGGCGCCGGGATCTGGGACGTCATCATCGGCCTGGCGGTCGGCAACCTGCTCGCGGTGCTGACCTACCGGTTCATCACCGCCCCGATCGCCACTCGGACCCGGATGAGCGTCTACACCTTCCTCGACCGGGCAGCCGGTCGCACGACGTCCGCGCTCTACAACGGTCTGAACGCCGTGGTCTTCGCGGTCATCTCCGCGGCCATGATCACCGTCTCGGCGACCGCGCTGCGTCTGATCTTCGACTTCCCCGCGCAGACGGAGGCGTACCCCACCAGCGTGGGCTTCATCGTCCTCGCGATCGTCTTCGGGTCCGTCGCCGTGCTGGTGGCGGCATTCGGCTTCAACGCGCTCGCCGAGTTCGCGAGCATCTGCGGACCGTGGCTGATGGTCATGTTCGCCGCCGGCGGCATCGTCCTCGTGCCGAAGGCCGCCGACGAGGCCCTCGGGACCACCGTGCTCTCGGGATGGGGCGACTTCATCACGATCGGCGGCGACACCGTCTTCACGGGAAGGACGCCGGACGGCGCGGAAGGGATCGGCCTGCTGGGAGTCATCGGGTACGCCTGGGCCGCGAACTCGTTCGCACACGCCGGGCTCATCGACATGTCGCTGCTGCGGTACGCGAAGAAGAGCTGGTACGGCTACCTGTCGGCCACCGGCATGTTCCTCGGCCACTACATGGCGTGGGTATCGGCCGGCTTCATGGGCGCGGCGACCGCCGCGATCACGATGCAGAGCATCACCGTGCTCGAGCCGGGCCAGGTCGCCCTCCAGGCACTCGGGTACGCCGGCTTCGCCGTCGTCATCGTGGGCGGGTGGACGACGGCCAATGCGAACCTGTATCGCGCCGGTCTGGCCGGACAGGGCGTCTTCCCCCGGTTCTCGCGGGCGAAGGTCACGCTGCTCATCGGTGGTCTCGTCGTGATCGCGGCCGTCTTCCCGTTCATCTATCGCGGCTACCTGAATCTGGTGACCTACGCCGGGATCGCCCTCGTGCCGATCGGTGGGATCCTCTTCGCCGAGTACTGGCTGCTGCCGAGGCTCGGGATGACGAGGTACTGGGCGCGCTACAAGGGCGTTCAGAACGTCCCTGCGCTGCTGGCCTGGGGAATCCCCCTGGCCCTCGCCGCGGTGCTCCTGATCGCCGGTCTCGCCCCCGCGTACTACCTCTTCCCACCCGTCTGGTTGCTCAGCACGGTCCTGTACGTGCTGCTCGCCAGGATGATGGGAGCCGCGGAGAGATACCCCGACGGCGAGGCCGACGACGAGCTCTTCGCGGAGCGGGTGGACGTGTTCCACACCCAGCAGGCCCGCGAGGCCCACACCGATGTGGACACGCGGGACCGGAGGGCGCTGACCCGCGTGCTGAAGGTGGTCTGGATCGTCGACCTCGCGGTGATCGCGGCGGCCGCCCTCGTCGTCCTGCTCGCCAGCTCGGACATCACGGCCTACGAAGCGCATCGGGATCGGTTCTTCGTGGTCGCCGCGGTCGGGACCGTCATCTATTTCCTCGCCGCCTACGGGGAGCTGCGCCGACGCACCGCCCACACCCGGCGGTCGCTGGCGCGGCGCGATGGGTCTTCGCCCGCCGGAAGCCGGCCCGCCGACTGACCCGGCGAGTTGCCCGCGACGCAGAAGAACCCTTCCGACGGGCGATCCGGAGTTCGCCCGTGCTGGACCGGAGGACGGGGCCGCAGCTCGATGCCACGACCCCGTCCTCCGTCTTCGATGGTCAGATCACTCGACCTTCTGGAGGTCGGTGAAGGTCATGATGTAGTCGGGTGAGTCGATGGACATCACCTCGGTCATGTTCGAGGCGTAGTAGCACTCGTCGTTGCTCTCGCTCCCGGACTTCAGCGTGCCGGAGAACTCCACGGTGTCCCCCGGCGCCAGAGCCAGCGCGGAGTCGTACAGCGGGGTGCCCTGCTCGATGAGCGTGTTGTCGGACACGTCGGAGAAGGCGTTGTTCCAGGTGCCGATCTCGATATCCTCGTCGATCGAGAGCGTGACGACGGCCTTGCCCTCGCCGTTGGCGTCCACGGTCACTACCGTGCCCACCCAGCTCTCGACGGCGCCGTCCGGGATGGATGCGCACATGGCCTCGCTGCGGACGTTCAGGACGTTCGCGCGCTGGAGATCGGTCTCCGCGCTCTCCGCGGCGGTCCGCCCCTCGGCGACCGCGTCCGACATGGACTGCTGGGCCGCCGGGACATCCGGCGCCGGTGCCTCCTCGACGGCAGGCTCCTCGGCCGGCTTCTCCTCGGCGGCCGGCTCCTCAGCGGCAGGCTCCTCGGCCGGCTTCTCGTCGGCAGCCGGCTTCTCAGCAGCGGGCTCCTCGGCCGGCTTCTCCTCGGCAGCCGGCTCCTCAGCAGCGGGCTCCTCGGCCGGCTTCTCCTCGACGGCTTCCTCTGCCGCGATCCCCTGCTCGGAGCCCTCGGGCTCGAGCTCTGCCGTGGCCACGGTCTCCTCGTCCGCCGAGGAGGCGTCGGTCCCCGCGCTCGTCGCACCGTTGATGGCCGAGAAGACGAGGCTGATGCCGACCACGATCCCGGTGACGATCCAGGAGAGCTTCTTGTTCTTCTCGTAGTTCGCCAGCGGCCGGCCCTTGCTGTCCTTTCCGCCCGTGAAGATGATGATCAGCAGGTCGACCAGCGCCCAGATCCCGGCTCCACCGCAGGTGAGGAGTTTGAGGATGCCGAGGCCGACGAAACCGCGGTAGAAGCGATCCGCTCCGAACACACCCAGGAAGAGCGCGA encodes the following:
- a CDS encoding ABC transporter ATP-binding protein; the encoded protein is MTAVISVEGLVKSFGPTRALAGLDLEVQPGEVHGFLGPNGAGKSTTLRTLMGLLRADGGRAALFGQDPWHDAVALHRRLAYVPGDVELWPTLTGGEVIDLLARMRGETAMPRRAELIERFSLDPGKRSHTYSTGNRQKVALVAAFASEAELLVLDEPTSGLDPLMELVFQDEVERARNQGRTVLLSSHILAEVERLADHLSIVRDGVTVESGTLAEMRHLSGTSVGATTAAPVTGLDTLDGVTDLEQDETTARFHVAPDALDAVMTHLTRFGIVALHSAPASLEELMLRHYDAGHDDRSPATTAARGEAGRDA
- a CDS encoding ABC transporter permease — encoded protein: MRDALVGTGLLLRLGLRRDRLRLPLWTVGIAVFVPFFFNALETTAGDDPQQAVDDLAEARTMLDIFAGPVYGLETATLQKYFLMYNQEFLLAAALMSILLVVRHTRGEEQSGRAELVRTAVIGRHAPLTAALLLAAITNTVLAGLLSLGALGIGFGGGDAALYGSSIAATGLVFAGITATTVQLAASGRTAGGMAGVLLAVASIGRGAAAAQGDDHPALWLSPMSWANLTKPITDPTWGPVLLSVTTAAAFASLGYALSVRRDVGRGLLAPRRGRVEASRWLSSPFALALRTQRRTILWWAVAMGMLGLVWGSLVGAIGSVDGGEAMFGDDLEQGYISLLGVTQALLVGVFALTSMARVTAEETSGRLEAALGTATSRISWLGSWVLVTALGTAALLLLSGWGLGVAATAATGDPSLLGGAVGGVVGRFPELLALIGISTMLYALRPAWQGLAWVVFGYGVIIRFFGSSLPEAVQKLSIFQHIPRMPVEGFSLGPVVALSVAGIALVGTALVVFRRRDA
- a CDS encoding purine-cytosine permease family protein gives rise to the protein MSRRTPDEVDRRIAGMDSEQLPVGKHELHGAGHFAGLYAAENVAGTEFVFGATFVILGAGIWDVIIGLAVGNLLAVLTYRFITAPIATRTRMSVYTFLDRAAGRTTSALYNGLNAVVFAVISAAMITVSATALRLIFDFPAQTEAYPTSVGFIVLAIVFGSVAVLVAAFGFNALAEFASICGPWLMVMFAAGGIVLVPKAADEALGTTVLSGWGDFITIGGDTVFTGRTPDGAEGIGLLGVIGYAWAANSFAHAGLIDMSLLRYAKKSWYGYLSATGMFLGHYMAWVSAGFMGAATAAITMQSITVLEPGQVALQALGYAGFAVVIVGGWTTANANLYRAGLAGQGVFPRFSRAKVTLLIGGLVVIAAVFPFIYRGYLNLVTYAGIALVPIGGILFAEYWLLPRLGMTRYWARYKGVQNVPALLAWGIPLALAAVLLIAGLAPAYYLFPPVWLLSTVLYVLLARMMGAAERYPDGEADDELFAERVDVFHTQQAREAHTDVDTRDRRALTRVLKVVWIVDLAVIAAAALVVLLASSDITAYEAHRDRFFVVAAVGTVIYFLAAYGELRRRTAHTRRSLARRDGSSPAGSRPAD
- a CDS encoding TM2 domain-containing protein, with the translated sequence MSSSFPPPSGGTPQQPGEGRPVPGQGTPYPAAQNGSPYGGQPPQQPAGWQQSNQGSAWSPQPAVGTPANGAQGAQSPHSSGMAGSPNPGSAYHHPAPQFAPAPQGAMPGQFGPASAPKDFVVAWLLALFLGVFGADRFYRGFVGLGILKLLTCGGAGIWALVDLLIIIFTGGKDSKGRPLANYEKNKKLSWIVTGIVVGISLVFSAINGATSAGTDASSADEETVATAELEPEGSEQGIAAEEAVEEKPAEEPAAEEPAAEEKPAEEPAAEKPAADEKPAEEPAAEEPAAEEKPAEEPAVEEAPAPDVPAAQQSMSDAVAEGRTAAESAETDLQRANVLNVRSEAMCASIPDGAVESWVGTVVTVDANGEGKAVVTLSIDEDIEIGTWNNAFSDVSDNTLIEQGTPLYDSALALAPGDTVEFSGTLKSGSESNDECYYASNMTEVMSIDSPDYIMTFTDLQKVE